From the Lolium rigidum isolate FL_2022 chromosome 2, APGP_CSIRO_Lrig_0.1, whole genome shotgun sequence genome, one window contains:
- the LOC124685831 gene encoding serine/arginine repetitive matrix protein 1-like: protein MASAVATSSPAAMSYGWLGPRLSFGRDSASPAASSSAAADHGLVSACKAEQAAAVSKEFIDFEFSFGGSGTMLPADELFADGKLLPLRPQPVAEAAPEAEREPQSAPAAAEIPATPELVRTLRPSMPEAFDPYVFSPKAPTCSSRWRELLRLRKVQTPQKPPASPSTSPSPSQVPATPSRASNSSAARSLKLLLLQRSGGRASDLSAAPLLRDSSDSETSLSLASSRFSMSSSSSSSAHDHDDFPRHSVDSVDLAPKPRIRLVRSQPQQRHCHPPASAPPRASHSSSAPPRATHSPARRRPATPPPPSVASVDSPRMNSSGKIVFQGLERSSSSPAGSAHSSLRSRSRVMDRSYSTPVVLNVPVCSRPSFGFFKDKKDVAAKDAAAARLRSSLGRKTAHPAGNSRVSCRDLVSSK from the coding sequence ATGGCATCCGCCGTCGCCACTAGCTCGCCGGCCGCAATGTCCTACGGCTGGCTCGGCCCGCGCCTCTCCTTCGGCCGCGACTCTGCTTCCCCCGCTGCTTCCTCGTCGGCAGCAGCGGATCACGGGCTGGTGTCGGCCTGCAAGGCGGAGCAGGCCGCCGCGGTGTCCAAGGAGTTCATCGACTTCGAGTTCAGCTTCGGCGGGTCGGGGACCATGCTCCCCGCCGACGAGCTGTTCGCCGACGGGAAGCTGCTGCCGCTCCGGCCGCAGCCCGTCGCGGAGGCGGCGCCGGAGGCCGAGCGGGAGCCGCAGAGCGCGCCTGCAGCAGCGGAGATCCCGGCGACGCCTGAGCTGGTGAGGACGCTCCGGCCCTCGATGCCGGAGGCGTTCGACCCGTACGTGTTCTCCCCCAAGGCGCCGACGTGCTCGAGCCGCTGGCGGGAGCTGCTCAGGCTCAGGAAGGTGCAGACCCCGCAGAAGCCGCCAGCGTCGCCGTCTACTTCGCCTTCTCCGTCGCAAGTGCCGGCGACCCCGTCCAGAGCGTCCAACTCCTCGGCGGCCAGGTCACTGAAGCTGCTGCTCCTGCAACGGTCCGGCGGCCGCGCGTCGGACCTCTCCGCGGCGCCGCTCCTCCGCGACAGCTCCGACTCGGAGACATCCCTCTCCCTCGCCTCCTCCCGCTTCTCcatgtcctcctcgtcctcctcctccgcccacgACCACGACGACTTCCCGCGCCACTCCGTCGACTCGGTGGACCTCGCCCCGAAGCCGCGCATCCGCCTCGTCCGCTCCCAACCGCAGCAGCGCCATTGCCACCCGCCCGCCTCCGCGCCACCCCGAGCCTCGCACAGCAGCTCCGCCCCGCCGCGGGCCACGCACAGCCCCGCGCGTCGCCGCCCCGccaccccgccgccgccttccgtGGCGTCCGTGGACTCCCCGCGCATGAACTCATCCGGCAAGATCGTGTTCCAGGGGCTCGAGCGCAGCTCCAGCTCCCCCGCCGGCAGCGCCCACTCCAGCCTCCGGTCCCGGTCGCGCGTGATGGACCGGTCCTACTCCACGCCGGTGGTTCTCAACGTGCCCGTGTGCTCGCGGCCGTCGTTCGGGTTCTTCAAGGACAAGAAGGACGTGGCGGccaaggacgcggcggcggcgaggctgcGGTCGTCGCTCGGCCGGAAGACCGCCCACCCCGCCGGAAACAGCAGAGTGAGTTGCAGAGATCTTGTCTCCAGCAAATGA